Proteins from a single region of Apium graveolens cultivar Ventura chromosome 7, ASM990537v1, whole genome shotgun sequence:
- the LOC141674364 gene encoding uncharacterized protein LOC141674364: protein MDNNKTKEGSFGLSYPMLSKSNYTAWALKMRVFMQAHGVWDAIAPKDPKAAIDEKMDKRALAVIYQGIPEDILLSIAEKKTSMEAWNAIKTMSLGAEKVKMAKAQTLKCEFESIRMKENEQLDEFYLKLNSLVTNIRALGETVEEAYVVKKLLRAVPSKFLQIASAIEQFGNLEAMSVEEVIGSLTAHEERLKGGTETSHGQLLLTEEEWRKKENNEGQLLLTHDEWLKRTNRDGARGNGEYRAKEGYRAVRDRSRVRCFNCQGLGHFAAECGRPRREREANPKEVNLSKTHEDEPTLLIAEVEKSETLSVLLKEDMMIPQLCANTGAQRESHIWYLDNGASNHMTGQRGKFKELDEQITGNVKFGDGSTVSIKGKGTVSFQCKNGEERTLTDVYYIPSLCNKIISLGQLSEIGNKVILEDDYLWVYEWSGRLLMKVK, encoded by the coding sequence ATggacaataacaagactaaggaAGGATCTTTCGGCTTGAGCTATCCGATGTTGTCCAAATCAAACTATACTGCTTGGGCTTTAAAGATGAGGGTGTTCATGCAAGCTCACGGTGTATGGGATGCTATCGCTCCAAAGGATCCTAAAGCTGCCATTGACGAAAAGATGGACAAACGTGCCTTGGCAGTAATTTATCAAGGCATTCCAGAAGATATACTTTTGTCAATCGCAGAAAAGAAGACTTCTATGGAGGCCTGGAATGCAATCAAAACAATGTCCTTGGGAGCTGAAAAGGTCAAGATGGCTAAAGCACAGACACTCAAATGTGAATTTGAATCAATACGTATGAAGGAGAATGAGCAGCTGGATGAATTTTATCTGAAATTAAATAGCTTGGTTACCAATATTAGAGCATTGGGAGAAACGGTTGAGGAAGCTTATGTGGTTAAAAAACTTCTCAGAGCGGTTCCTTCAAAATTTCTGCAAATAGCATCGGCCATCGAGCAATTTGGGAATCTCGAGGCCATGTCGGTTGAAGAGGTCATTGGGTCACTCACAGCTCACGAAGAGAGGCTGAAGGGGGGAACTGAGACTAGCCATGGACAATTACTTCTAACCGAGGAGGAATGGAGGAAGAAGGAAAATAATGAGGGTCAGCTATTGTTGACGCATGATGAATGGCTAAAGAGAACAAACAGAGATGGGGCTCGAGGAAATGGAGAATATCGGGCAAAGGAAGGGTATCGTGCAGTGCGGGACAGGAGCAGAGTGCGGTGTTTTAATTGCCAGGGTCTTGGACATTTTGCAGCAGAATGCGGCAGGCCCCGCAGGGAAAGGGAGGCAAACCCGAAGGAAGTAAACCTCTCCAAGACACATGAGGATGAACCAACGTTACTGATAGCTGAAGTCGAAAAGTCAGAAACTCTTTCTGTATTGTTGAAAGAAGACATGATGATTCCACAATTATGTGCAAACACAGGAGCACAAAGGGAGTCACATATATGGTATTTGGATAATGGCGCTAGCAACCATATGACTGGGCAGCGTGGAAAATTCAAGGAACTAGACGAACAAATTACGGGAAATGTAAAATTTGGGGATGGGTCCACTGTATCAATAAAAGGAAAAGGAACGGTGTCATTTCAGTGCAAAAACGGAGAAGAGAGAACTCTAACAGATGTGTATTATATTCCGAGTTTGTGTAACAAGATCATTAGCTTGGGTCAACTTTCGGAAATTGGAAACAAAGTAATACTAGAGGATGATTACCTGTGGGTGTATGAGTGGAGTGGCAGGTTACTAATGAAAGTAAAGTGA